A window of Candidatus Avedoeria danica genomic DNA:
GCAGACGGCGCGTGATGCGCGTGTCCTCGGCCACGATAAGGTCGACCTCGCCCAGCACGCGCACGGTCCGGTGACCGATGTCCTCGAGGTTGCCGATCGGCGTGGCGACGACAACGAGCTCACCCACTGCCTGTCCCTTTCCGTGCCCGCGGCCGGCCGGCGGCCGGACGTTGGCGGATTGTAGTGCAACACGGGTGCGGGTCGCCCGGATCCGCCCCGCCGGGCGGTTGGGTGAGCGGCGCGCGTGCGGCACATGAAGCTCCGGTGAGCGCCGGCCGTATCTTGCGGCGCGCGGGGCACGTTATAGGAGGTGGTATCAGCGGGTTCTGCCCGTTGGGCCCGCGCATTTTTGAGGCGGGCTGAACTGCAAAGGCGGTCACGGACGATGATGCGAAGGCATTCCGGATACCGCGCTGAGCCCAAATCGGCTTTCGATAACCAGGAGGTTCCATTCATGACCAAGTCGTTATTGCGGGTGCCGCTCCTGGCCCTCCTCACTGCGGTCCTCGTTGCAGGACTCGGAGTGTGGACGGCCCGGACGGCGTCGGCGCAGAACCCGTGCGGTCCTACCACCGTCGGGATTCCCTACAACACGGCTGGCCAGACGTTCAACCGGAACGTTTGCGCGATCAGCGCTACCGTGTCGTACGAAGCCCATCAGTTTGTGCTGATCGGCCCCGGGCCGCACACCCTGCACGTGGACACGTGCGGTGACGGTGGCGACACGGTGTTGCAGGTCTACCAGGCTCCGGGCGGCGCGCCGAACGCGTTCAACCCGCTGAGCCCGGGCACCAACCAGGTCGCGTGCAACGATGACTTCTGCGGGCTGCAGTCGAGCCTCGACGTGGCAGGCCTCGCAGAGGGCAGCTACACGATCGTGGTCTCGAACTGGTCCTCGACGGCCGCCATCAGTGGCGTCATGGACATCCGCACGCCGCAGTGCGTCTCGCCGAGCTTCGACGAGCTGCCGGTGGCGTTCGCGGATCCGCTCAACCTGCCGTGCACGGCAGGTCGCGCGAACCTGGCGATCAACGTCACGAACACCGGCCTCGGCGACCTGCCGAACTTGGCCGGCCCCGAGTTCACGGTCACCCTGACGAGCGTTCGCGGCGGCGCAGTCGTCATCACGAGCATCTCGTCCGGCACCGGTGGCGCGGGCCAGGCGCCGGGTGCGGCGCCGCTCGGCGGCACTGCCACGGCCGACCTCGACCTTCCGGCCGGGGCTTCGGACACGATCACGCTGCAACTCGCCTTCCCGAACGGCATCGGTTCGGTCGGCGGCATCTTCGTCAGCCGCGCCGTTTGGGCTGACCTCGACGGCAACGGCGCCGTGGACGCCGGCGAGCTCTTCGAGTTCGTCGACGAAATCCCGCTGTTCTTCCCGTGCGCTCCCACGGTCTGGCCGAACGATCAGCTCGGCAAGCAGGTCCACCTCCCGATCCTGAACTTCCAGGGCCAGGACGACGTCTGCGAGAGCTGGATCGAGGTTCAGAACCTGGGTTGCCGGAACGCCAAGGCGGCCCTGGTGACCTGGGGCGAGCCGGGCTTCTGCCCGCCGCAGGCCGCCGGCCCGCTGAAGGTGGAGTGCACCGGCCTCCTCAAGCCCGGCAGCACGTGGAACCTCTACGGCGCGCAGGTCCCGACCGGCTCGAAGAGCGGTATCCTCTTCAAGCTGTCGGCCCGCCAGCTGAGCGAGGACGGCATCGACGTCATCCCCGAGGACGACATCACGGGCGACTACGTCTGCGAAGTCCTCTTCTTCAACGTCGTCGGTGACGCGGACGACTACCGCCGCTTCAAGAAGGCCTACAACGAGGGCCTCGTGTTCGACGGCATCGACATGGTCCGCGCTTCCGGCGACGGCCTGCTCGCGGTCGACGTGCACCGCAGCTGCCCCGGCGACGCGACCCCGGGCGTGGACGTGACGAGCAAGTACAACGGCCTGGCCGGTACGCACCTCGGCACGTACGATGAGGTCTACGGCGGCTACAGCTACTACGTGCCGCTCGTGTACGCCAGCGCGGCTGGTTTCAACACGATCATCTACATCCAGAACGGCGGCCTCATGTGCTCGTCGCTGGAGATCTGGTTCAAGGCCCGCGACGACTGCCTGCGCGCGACGATCTGCGACATCGCGACGCTGGCGCCGGGCGAGACCTACCAGCTGGACGCGAACGACTGCGTGGGCCCGGACTTCCAGGGCAGCGCGTGGATCCGCTCGACCCAGGTGATGGGCATCGCGGTGGACATCATCGGCGGCGACGTCCTGATGACCTACGTCGGCGAGCCGGGTGAGATCAACTACACGTTCGATCCGAACCAGTCGACCACCAAGGACGGCAACCAGGTCGCCTTCGGTCCGCTGATCTACAGCGAGTACCAGGGTTGGGACACGGGTGTCCAGGTCCAGAACCTGAGCGCCGTGTTCGCCGCCAAGGTGAAGATCTACTTCCTGGACCGCTCGGGCGACATCATCACGACGCTGGTGGACTGGGTCTGCCCGCGCGGCAGCCAGACGTTCTTCCTGCCGGTCGTCTTCGACCTGCCGGGCAACTGGGTCGGCAGCATGCGCGCCGAGAGCCAGGAGTGGATCACGCCGGGTGGTCCGAACGTCCTCGCGCCGAACATCGTCGGTGTGGCGACGCTCATCAAGTACAACGACGTGGCCCGCACGCAGAAGACCGAGGCGATTGCCTACAACCTTCTGCCCGAGCACAAGATCTATGACTGGCAGCTCGGCAACGGTGGTGGCGGCTTGGACAGCGGTATCGGCTTGATCGCCATCCCGTCCGTCCTGCGCGACCTCGAGAACAGTGGCCTGACGACCGAGATCGCGATCGCGAACGTCGTTCCGAAGCCCGGCTTCACCGACCTCGTGATCTACTTCTACGACCAGAACGGCCTGCTGGACTACATCTGCCAGAAGCTCAACGAGAAGCAGGTCGAGTACATCGACCTCCAGACGTGGGGCTACATCAACGACGGCTTCCAAGGGCTCGGCGATCATCAGCGCCTGGTTCTGGGAGCACGACGTCTTCGACGCCCGTGGCTTCTTCCTGCGCAACCTCGTCGGCCTCGGTGCCGTGTCGATCGAGCGCAAGGGTACCCACGGTGGTGAGGATGTTCCGGGCGACGAGGCTGCGGGTAGCCGTGGCATCCCGTTCACCTTCACGTACGACGAAGAGGGCGAGCCGCTCTTTGAGTACTGCTTCATGGGCCCCGTGCCCCTCTGCCCCGGCTTCCCGGACAACCGCGTCGGTCCTGGCGACTGCGCGGCGACGGGCATCGGTGCGGCGACGATCGAGATCCCGGGCGGCGCGCCGTTCTCGGCCTACCCGCGCGGCGATGTCGGCGGCGGCAACTGCACGAACGCCGGTGTGAATGACCGCAACTGGGGCACGCACGACTTCACGGTCTGCCCGGGCACCAGCGAGATGACGGTCACCATCAACACGGTCACGCTGGCGCCGTTCAACGGTGCGAGCTGCGGCCTTGCGGGTCAGGACTTGCTCCTCGCGTTGTTCATCGGACCGGACGGGTTCAACCCGAACGCCGAGTGCGAGAACTTCATCGAGAACAACAAGCCGGACTTCCAGGGCCTCGGCGCTGGCTCGTCGTACACGTTCCAGATCCCGAATGCACCAGGGGCGTACACGCTCATGATGCAGAACAACTGCGACACGACCCCGCCGCAGTCGATCGGTAGCGCGGACTTCGAGATCGACCTCAACTAGCTGATCGCCCGATCGCGTCGGGTTCGCCCGACCTGATCCAAGACAGCCCACAGCCGCCCCCGGGGATTCCCCGGGGGCGGCTGTTTTTTTGTGGCGGTTTCAACAGGTCATCGCAACGATCGTAGCGGGGCGGTGGTAGCGTGCCGGCGTGGTAGCGTGCCGGCTCCGAAGAGAAGTCACGATTATCAGAGGCACGCAGCGATGGATGAGATTGCCAGCGGCCGAGCAATGCCAATCCGGCGTGAAGCCGCCGTGTCGTCAGGCTCTCGAGAGCGCAACGACGAAATCAACGACTGAAGCCGTTGATGCCAACCTCCGCCGAGGCAAGTCACCCGGTGCGATCACGCAGAGTTGGTACAAGAGCGCCTTGTTGAGTTGGCTGGCTGTATGCGCAGCGAACGGACGTTGGGACCAATCACCGATCCACGATCGGAACCTTGGTAGAACGACAGACCCGATTCGGGATTACGGCTCGGGCTGCCGGAGGGCCGCCGTGCGCGTCGCTGCATGGACCCCTTGAACCCGCCGAGGGTTGTCAGTTACCCGTTTCCGCCGGCGGTTCCTCGACGTCGATCGTCGCACCGGCGCTGTGCGGGCCGGCAAGCCGCTGTGTCTGCCCGGAAGGCCAAATGACCTCGATGGCGTCGGCGGACTTGGAGCCGTTGAGGCCGAAGTACATCGGCAAGAGGCCATGCGCCAGGTAGCCGGTGTTGCCGTCCATGACCTGCACAATCCGCTGCTCGCCGACCACGACGGTGACCTTGCTTCCGAGCCCATTGCGATTCGACCGGGTGCCCTTGAGGCGCACGACGAGATGGGTCATCTCGGGCCGTACCTGGGCGAAGTCGCTGATGAGGACGAGCGGAGGGCTGTTGATCTCCGAACTGACGATGTCCAGGGCACCGTCGGCGTCGAGGTCGAAGATGGCCGATGAACGGGACGAAAGCGCTCCCCAGACCATAATCCGACCTTCACGGCCCAGGCAGTCCGGATGACCGATGTCGGCGCCCGAACAGTCGAGCTCAAACTGTGGTCCGGCCACCTCGTCGTTAAGGCGGGGCTCGACGCCGAGAATGAACTCGCTGTCAAGCAACTTCTTGCCGCCATCGTTGATCAGCAGGCTGTTCGTGCCGTAGCGGGACGGGTAACCCATGCCCCCCGTGATGAACGCGTCGTCGAAGCCGTCTGCGTTGAGGTCGCCCACGCTCGGACCCCACGGCCAGAACATTTCGGCGCCGATCGCGTCAGAGATCTCCTCGAACGCGCCGCCACCGAGGTTCCGATAGAACGCGTTGCCCCAGATGCTGGCGCCGTTCGTCGCCGTGAAGTCCTCGGGCCAGGCCATGACGGACTTCCGCTTCTCGGCCAGCGGGTCGGTCGACGAACTCATGTCGGAGTGCATGTCTGTGACGAAGAGGTCGAGGTGGCCGTCGTTGTCGAGATCGAACGACTTGACGCCCATCGAGCCCCACGGCGTCATCGGGAAGACCGCCGCGCGCTGCTCGGTGAACCGCTCCCCCCCCCGTTCTGCTCAGTAGCCGTCGTTGCCCTGCATGTTCAGCGCGTACAGGTCTGGCCAACCATCTTCGTTGCCATCGATCACGCTCGCGTCGCCGGTCCAGCCGAGGTCGTCGATGCCCATCTGGGCCGTCACGTCCTTGAACGTGAGCCCACCCTCGTTGTGGAACAAGAGGCTGCGGTCGTTGCGCTCGGCCTTGAGGTGGCCGCCGAAGGCGTCCTCGACGCTGGTGTAGAACTCGAGCTCGCCCGCCGCGAGCACCACGCCTGGTAGTTGGATCGTCGAAGTCCGCAGTGGGTCCGTGGTGAACGTGCCAGTGTTGGCCAGAAAGAGATCGAGCCGCCCGTCGCGGTCGTAGTCGAAGAAAAGGGCGCCG
This region includes:
- a CDS encoding CRTAC1 family protein gives rise to the protein MAWPEDFTATNGASIWGNAFYRNLGGGAFEEISDAIGAEMFWPWGPSVGDLNADGFDDAFITGGMGYPSRYGTNSLLINDGGKKLLDSEFILGVEPRLNDEVAGPQFELDCSGADIGHPDCLGREGRIMVWGALSSRSSAIFDLDADGALDIVSSEINSPPLVLISDFAQVRPEMTHLVVRLKGTRSNRNGLGSKVTVVVGEQRIVQVMDGNTGYLAHGLLPMYFGLNGSKSADAIEVIWPSGQTQRLAGPHSAGATIDVEEPPAETGN